From Cellulomonas chengniuliangii, the proteins below share one genomic window:
- a CDS encoding GroES family chaperonin, whose amino-acid sequence MLNDRLLVQLDTDAAERRSNAGIVIPATAAVGKRLTWGRVVAAGQQVRQVEVGDRVLFDPDERAEVELEATTYLLLREKDVHAVAQPRPGSPGTGLYL is encoded by the coding sequence ATGCTCAACGACCGTCTTCTCGTCCAGCTGGACACCGACGCCGCCGAGCGCCGTTCGAACGCGGGGATCGTCATCCCCGCGACAGCCGCCGTCGGCAAGCGGCTCACCTGGGGGCGGGTGGTCGCCGCCGGCCAGCAGGTGCGGCAGGTGGAGGTCGGCGACCGCGTGCTGTTCGACCCTGACGAGCGCGCCGAGGTCGAGCTCGAGGCGACCACGTACCTGCTGCTCCGGGAGAAGGACGTGCACGCGGTCGCCCAGCCACGTCCGGGATCCCCGGGAACCGGTCTCTACCTCTAG
- the bcp gene encoding thioredoxin-dependent thiol peroxidase, with protein sequence MPRLTVGDQAPDFTLPTADGGTVTLSDLRGRHVVVYFYPAAMTPGCTTQACDFRDSLASLQGAGYSVVGVSPDPVEKLAKFAEEDALTFPLASDPDRAVLEAWGAYGEKSLYGKTVTGVIRSTVVVDPEGRVELAQYNVKATGHVAKLRRNLGIG encoded by the coding sequence ATGCCCCGCTTGACCGTCGGCGACCAGGCCCCCGACTTCACGCTGCCCACCGCGGACGGCGGCACGGTGACCCTCTCGGACCTCCGGGGCCGCCACGTCGTCGTGTACTTCTACCCGGCGGCCATGACCCCGGGCTGCACGACCCAGGCGTGCGACTTCCGCGACTCGCTCGCGTCGCTGCAGGGCGCGGGCTACTCGGTGGTCGGGGTCTCCCCGGATCCGGTCGAGAAGCTCGCGAAGTTCGCCGAGGAGGACGCGCTCACGTTCCCCCTGGCCTCCGACCCCGACCGCGCGGTGCTCGAGGCGTGGGGCGCCTACGGCGAGAAGTCCCTCTACGGCAAGACCGTGACCGGGGTCATCCGATCGACGGTCGTGGTCGACCCCGAGGGACGCGTCGAGCTCGCGCAGTACAACGTCAAGGCCACCGGGCACGTCGCCAAGCTCCGCCGCAACCTCGGAATCGGCTGA